Genomic DNA from Alosa alosa isolate M-15738 ecotype Scorff River chromosome 6, AALO_Geno_1.1, whole genome shotgun sequence:
ATGGTCCTGAAAGAGGCAAAGGCGAGAAGCTCCACAACTTCACTTAAATAAACTCCACTCCTGTGCACATATGATTTCCATAgacacatggtgtgtgtgtgtttatcacaCAGCACTCCACCCAAATGAGATGAGGAACACATTAACAGTCTATCTCCCTCTACAGACAAGCTGCTACACAAgcgagcacacacaaacacacacacacacacaacccacaacccacacaagacacacacacacaccacaagctgCACCAGGTTCTGCATCAATATCCAGGTATGGATCGGTGCAGCCGCGCTTCACTGGCAGACGCCTCATTAAGAGGCTGGACAGCGGGGGTTCTCACCCATGGCTTTGGTCTCCTCTCCCTTGGCGTTGAGGATGGAGAACTTGAACTTGGCGCGGACCTCACTCTTGGGACAGCTGACCAGGAGCAGGTACAGTGACAGATAGTCTTTGCTCTCCTCGTCCAGGCCTTTGGGGTTCACTCGCAAACACCTGATGAGAtcaagagggaggaggggaaggaagaGATACTTAGGATAGATATGCATATCATACCAGTCAGTAGACTTTAATTCAGCTCTACGCAAACATACCTCCTGACACCCATGAACAAAACCAGTCATATGCAAATGTTAGAGGAGTCTTGAGATATGCATCAGTCTCCGCCCACACCTACCATTTCAGTTTGTCATTGGCTCCTGAGGAAAAGGTGGAGCTTTTGATGACCTCGCCCATCTCCTCTCGACAGAAGCTGAAGTTGTTGATGGTCCACATGT
This window encodes:
- the LOC125295902 gene encoding speckle-type POZ protein B-like — translated: MSRVPSPPPPAEMSSGPVAESWCYTQIKVVKFSYMWTINNFSFCREEMGEVIKSSTFSSGANDKLKWCLRVNPKGLDEESKDYLSLYLLLVSCPKSEVRAKFKFSILNAKGEETKAMESQRAYRFVQNRTGSFKEVYSKAGLPAGQNMDCSPDDKAPCCFVR